The following are encoded together in the Cyanobacterium aponinum PCC 10605 genome:
- a CDS encoding N-acetylmuramoyl-L-alanine amidase, whose amino-acid sequence MKFYAFILSCLTFLLVTTPAYAGRLLFWRYETNQNRLLFTTDQGVQPTAQLIANPTRLVIDLPGTTLGRPTINETYGGLITSLRIGQFDSRTTRLVIELAPGYILDPQQIKIKGLSPTQWSVDLPQPQRGNFPAPSSPSDPYNSSSNPSNSNSSSNTRSLSANNNSSDNNTNNTSETTASGGNEIQVTSSGLIVGIDGDHRNQIKVDRSRDRKKINFEISNINIPSNLLKSWAVNKYGVENIEITQRRNSALLTLNVHPDSPDWQGSFSRMGGFVLWPQGGISRVIDLSNNNKSVVAQSNVSPARGSINNSQKTLIESIDINNNQLVVRGNQRIQAKGSWATANQVYQLRMENTDLAPSFKSPSLPTGSPISRLRIWQPDDKTVVLLIEPALGTRIYSPSQSNERVVALPLSGYVSRSSSSPVTPNRLNSSSSNSQAVTNIPVTPAPNSVSPFDYTPRDNSRPVLPSTNSAPLPNRPVTNGKIVVMIDPGHGGKDPGAIGIGGVQEKHVVLSISQQLARILEQQGIQVRMTRDSDYFVSLQGRTEMANRINADLFVSIHANSAGANKPQVSGYETYYFQNGKALADTIHRNVLRRVDVNDRKVRQARFYVLRTSNMPAVLVETGFVTGREDVAKLTNPAFQRQMAEAIAAGIIEYIKTNRL is encoded by the coding sequence ATTAAATTTTATGCTTTTATATTAAGTTGTCTAACTTTTTTGTTGGTAACAACCCCGGCTTATGCGGGTAGATTGTTATTTTGGCGCTATGAAACAAATCAAAATAGATTACTTTTTACCACAGATCAAGGGGTACAACCTACGGCACAATTAATTGCTAATCCTACTCGTTTAGTAATTGACTTACCCGGAACTACTTTGGGAAGACCAACTATTAATGAAACTTACGGTGGTCTGATTACCAGTTTAAGAATTGGTCAGTTTGATTCTCGTACCACGAGATTAGTTATTGAATTAGCTCCCGGATATATTTTAGATCCCCAACAGATAAAAATTAAAGGCTTATCCCCCACTCAATGGTCTGTGGATTTACCTCAACCTCAACGGGGTAATTTTCCCGCTCCTTCTTCTCCTTCTGATCCATATAATTCTTCCAGTAATCCTAGTAATTCTAATAGTTCTAGCAATACTCGCAGTCTTAGTGCTAATAACAACAGTAGTGACAATAATACTAATAATACTAGTGAGACTACCGCTAGTGGCGGCAATGAGATACAAGTTACTTCTAGTGGCTTAATTGTGGGTATTGATGGGGATCATCGTAATCAAATAAAAGTCGATCGCAGTCGAGACAGAAAAAAAATTAATTTTGAAATTAGTAATATTAATATTCCTTCTAATTTACTCAAATCTTGGGCTGTTAATAAATATGGTGTAGAAAATATAGAAATTACTCAAAGACGTAATTCTGCATTATTAACCTTGAATGTTCATCCTGATAGTCCAGACTGGCAGGGAAGTTTTAGTCGTATGGGGGGGTTTGTTTTATGGCCTCAGGGGGGAATTAGTCGGGTAATAGATTTATCAAATAATAATAAGTCTGTTGTGGCACAATCTAATGTTTCTCCCGCCCGTGGTAGCATTAATAATTCTCAAAAAACGTTAATAGAATCCATTGACATTAATAATAACCAATTGGTAGTAAGAGGAAATCAACGTATTCAAGCGAAGGGAAGTTGGGCAACAGCAAATCAGGTTTACCAATTACGCATGGAAAACACGGATTTAGCCCCTAGTTTTAAATCCCCTTCTCTGCCCACAGGAAGCCCCATTTCTCGTTTACGCATTTGGCAACCTGATGATAAGACTGTGGTTCTTTTAATTGAACCTGCTTTGGGAACTAGAATTTATAGTCCTAGTCAATCAAATGAGCGAGTGGTGGCACTACCCTTAAGTGGTTATGTTAGTCGTTCATCCTCTTCCCCTGTTACTCCCAATCGTTTAAATTCTTCCAGTAGTAATTCTCAAGCTGTTACAAATATTCCCGTTACTCCTGCTCCTAATAGTGTAAGTCCTTTTGATTACACTCCGAGGGACAATTCTCGCCCTGTTTTACCTTCTACTAATTCTGCTCCCTTACCTAATCGACCTGTTACTAATGGTAAAATAGTAGTTATGATTGATCCAGGCCATGGCGGAAAAGATCCGGGCGCGATCGGTATTGGAGGAGTACAGGAAAAACACGTTGTTTTAAGTATTTCCCAACAATTAGCTCGTATTTTAGAACAGCAGGGCATACAGGTACGAATGACAAGAGATAGTGACTATTTTGTCAGTCTCCAAGGACGTACAGAAATGGCTAATCGTATTAATGCTGATTTGTTTGTGAGTATTCATGCTAATTCTGCTGGAGCAAATAAGCCTCAAGTGAGCGGTTATGAAACCTATTATTTTCAAAATGGTAAGGCTTTAGCGGATACTATTCATCGTAATGTTTTACGAAGAGTTGATGTAAATGATCGCAAGGTTCGACAAGCAAGGTTTTATGTGTTAAGAACTTCTAATATGCCTGCGGTGTTGGTGGAAACTGGTTTTGTTACTGGCAGAGAAGATGTGGCGAAGTTAACTAATCCTGCTTTTCAAAGACAAATGGCAGAAGCGATCGCCGCTGGAATTATTGAGTATATTAAAACTAACCGTCTTTGA
- a CDS encoding glutathione S-transferase family protein: MNRKIKLYGGSRSRASIIQWYLEEIGADYEFILLDMANKEHLSPEFLKLNPMGKVPVIIDGDFILWESGAILLYLAEKYGQEIDSLETRSIFNQWILFANSTLSTGLFIEANREREISKLLPPLEKILQSHSFLLGDKLTVADIAVGSMLAYTQILLKLNLRDYPAISNYIDTISQRPAFSKTIGNR, from the coding sequence ATGAATAGGAAAATAAAACTTTACGGAGGAAGTCGCAGTCGTGCTTCTATTATTCAATGGTATCTTGAGGAAATAGGAGCAGATTATGAGTTTATTCTCCTCGACATGGCAAATAAAGAACATTTATCCCCAGAATTTTTAAAACTAAACCCCATGGGGAAAGTTCCCGTAATTATAGACGGAGATTTTATTCTTTGGGAATCGGGAGCAATATTGCTATACTTAGCAGAAAAATATGGTCAGGAAATTGACTCTTTAGAAACAAGAAGTATTTTTAATCAATGGATTTTATTTGCTAATTCCACCCTCTCTACAGGTTTATTTATAGAAGCGAATCGGGAAAGGGAAATATCGAAACTACTTCCTCCTTTAGAAAAAATCTTACAATCCCATTCTTTTCTCTTAGGAGACAAATTAACGGTTGCCGACATCGCAGTTGGTTCTATGTTGGCTTACACTCAAATTTTGTTGAAATTAAACTTGAGGGATTATCCTGCTATTAGCAATTATATTGACACAATCTCTCAACGTCCTGCTTTCAGTAAAACTATTGGCAACAGATAA